GCGGATCCACCGGCGATACCGGCGCTCGAGCTCCTCATCACCGGGGAACTCGGGCTCGTTCTCCGGAGCGATCGTGTTGATGTAGTCGGTCGTCGGCACCTGGGGAACGTTCAGCTGCAGCTCGTGCGACTTGTTGAGCAGGCTGAGCATGATCTCGCGGCCACGCCCGGCGCCCTTGCTGTCGACGAGCTGCTGGAGCGATTCCTGCCACTCGTGCGTCTCTTCGGGGTCGCTGTCCTGCGGGCCCTGGGAGTACGGATCCTGATCGTTGACCGTCACGAGACACCTTTCTTCGTCTGGCAGATCATGCCAGGGACGGGGCTTCTGATACGCGCGGCTTTGTGCAGCGTCGACAACGCATCCTGGATCAGCCTAGTCACATCTCGCTGGAGTGGATCGCGCCGGCAGCGAGTGGCCCCCGCGCGGTGCGCGTCACGCACGGAGTCGTCAGGGCAAACTCCTCGGTGCTGCGAGGAAGGCGTCGATGATCGCCCACGTCGCCGCAGGTTCCTCGAGGTGGGGGAGGTGCCCTGCGTCCGGGATCTCCGCGAACGATGCCTCGCCGATCGCCGCCGCGACTGCGCGACCGTAGGCCGGTGTGACGATCCGATCGCTCGCGCCATACAGGAGCAGGGTCGGGACCTCGATCGCGCCCACGCGCTCGAGCAGGGTCGCGTCGCTCATCGTGGGGCCGGTCAGCGCCGCCATCGCCTGCCGGTTGGACTGCAGGACGGCACGCTCCGCTTCCGACATCGTTGCCGGGTTTCGGTATCCGCGCTCGGCGTCGTGCCACGCCGCTTCCGCGAGGCCGCGCGCGTCGAGCGCGAAGAAGTCTGCGCCCGGCTCGCCCTCGATCACGAGGCCGGTCCCGTCGATACTGACGATCGCGCCCATCGTGCCACCATCCTGTGGGTCGCCGGCTGCCTGCACACCCATCTCGAGCGCGATCCACCCGCCGATCGACGAACCGACGACGACGACGTCGCGCTCGTCGTCGGCGCGCAGGCGTGCGAGGTAGACCTTCGCAAGATCGGCGATCGATGCGATGTCGTCGGTGCGGGCCGTCCCGTCCCAACCCGGATGTGTGGGCGCGATCACACGCATCGATGTGCCCAGGTGAGCGACGATCGGCGCCACGGTTGCGGGACCACCGCCGCCGTGCAGAACGAGTGCGGTGCGGGTGAGATGTCTGGGTGTCACGATCATTTCCTTATCAATATGTTTATCTACGAATGTTGATACGCTAGCACCGTGGCAACGAATCTCGAACTGCTGGGCCAGGCGATCAAGCGCGCGCAGTATCGCAACCATCGGGCACTGGACGCTGCACTGCGCGACGCCGGTGTGACGCTCGTGCAATGGGACGCGCTGCGCGCGATCGATCGGATGCCGGGAGCAACCGGGCACACGCTGGCGTCAGCCACTTTCCAGAGCGATCAGGCCTTCGGCACCCTCGCCAATCGCCTGCTCGGCCGTGGGTTGATCGAGCGGACGGCGGGGCGGGGTCGGCGCATCGAGCACACCCTCACCGCGGCCGGTCGAGCAGCCCTGGCCGAGGGGAATCGCATCGCCGACGCAGTACGAGAGGCACTGTTCGCTCCTCTCGATGAGGCCGCACGGGAGAGCCTGGCCGCCATTCTCGAGAACCTCGTCGGCCACGACATCGAATCATGAGTGGGCCCTGCCGGGATCGAACCGACGACATCCACGGTGTAAACGTGGCGCTCTACCAGCTGAGCTAAAGGCCCTGACGTCGACAGTCTACGAGTTCGCGGTGCTCACTCGTCGCGTCCGACCACCGTCGGCTCCGCGGGATTGAGATACGGATCGCCGTCACGGCCGAGCCGGGAGTGCCCACGCGAGTAGGCGACGTAGACCACGACGCCGATGACCAGCCACACGAGGAATCGCAGCCACGTCTCCACCGTCAGGTTGAGCATCAGATAGAGACAGATCAGCGCGGCCAGAAGCGGCAGGACGGGGCTCCAGGGCACGCGGAAGCCCCGCTTCAGATCCGGCCGGGTGCGGCGCAGCACGACCACTCCGACCGAGACGAGCACGAACGCCGACAGCGTTCCGATGTTGACCATCTCCTCGAGGACTCCGACGGGGGTGAGCCCGGCCACAAGTGCGACGACCACGGTGACGATGATCGAGATGACCCATGGTGTGCGCCGCGTCGGGTGCACCTTCGCGAGCTGCTGGGGGAGCAGGCCGTCGCGCGACATTGCGAAGATGATGCGGGTCGCACCGATGAGCAACGTGAGCACGACGGTCGTCAGACCGGCGACGGCTCCCGCGGAGATCACCGTCGCCATCCAGGTCTGCCCATGGAAAGCGAAGGCGTTCGCGAGCGCCGCGGCCGGGTCGAGCTCGTCGAAGCGCACCATGCCCGTCACGACGAGCGCCACCGCGCAGTACAGCAGCGTGCAGATCGCAAGAGACGCGATGATGCCGATGGGAAGGTCCCGCTGCGGGTTCTTGGTCTCCTCCGCCGTGGTGGCGACCACATCGAACCCGATGTACGCGAAGAACACGAGCGCGGCTCCGGCGAAGATGCCGCCGACACCGAACGCCATGGGCGCCGAGCCGGAGATGAACTGCAGCAGCGGCTGCATGAGGCCCGTCGCGGCCTCGCGCGGCGCGGCATCCGGGATGAACGGCGAGTAGTTCGCGGGGTTGACGAACATGATCCCCGCGACGATCACGAACAAGACGATGAAGAGCTTCACCCCGACCAGCACGAGGTTCACGCGCATCGATTCGCGGATGCCGAGTGTCATGAGGGCACCGAGCACGACGACGAGGACGATCGCCATCACATCGACCGCACCCCCGTAGCCGATCACGGCGGGCAGCGGGATGCCGAGCTGCCCGAGGAGAACGCCGAGGTAAGCGCTCCAGCCCTGAGCCACGACGCTCGCACCGAGGAACATCTCGAGGATGAGATCCCACCCGATGATCCAGGCGAACAGCTCGCCGAGCGACGCGTAGGAGAACGTGTACGCGGATCCCGAGACGGGCACCGTGGAGGCGAACTCGGCGTAGCACATCGCCGCCAAGGCGCACGCGATCGCCGCGATGACGAAGCTGACGACGACGGCGGGGCCGGCGACCTCATGGGCGGCGCGACCCGTGAGCGTGAAGATGCCGGCGCCGATCACGACACCGACGCCGAAGACCGTGAGATCGAGGGCTGACAGCGACTTGCGGAGCCGGAACTCCGGCGCTTCGGTGTCGGCGATGGACCGTTCGATCGACTTCGTGCGCATCAGGCTCATGGCGTCTCCCTGCGAGAACGAACGGCACCCTCGCAGCGCCGCGGTTGGTGTGGTCATGCTAGTGGGGCGCGACCTCACCGGGGATGCACTGTCCACGTGTCGCGGTAGGTTGGGACCGTGAAGTCCCGACCCGCAGACCAGCAGCTCCTGCTCGAACTCGCCAACCTCGACGGCGTGATCCGGGCCGCCGAGCACGCCCGCCGCACCCCCGAGCAGGCCGGTCGCGTCCAAGAGCTGCTCGCTCGCCGGCAGAGCCTGTCCGCGGAACTGACGACGCTGTTGGGGCGCCGCGACGACATCACCGCCGAACTGGCGCGGGTGGAGTCGGACGTCGCCGTGGTCGAGGCGCGGGCCGCCCGAGATGCCGAACGACTCGCGTCGTCGGCGAACGCCAAGGAAGCTCAGGGCCTCGAGCACGAACTGGCCTCGCTCGCCAATCGCAAGAGCGACCTCGAAGACGCCGAGCTCGAACTGATGGAGCAGCTCGATGCCGCCCAGACCGCCGTTTCCGCAAAGGAAGAGACGATCGCCGCGGTGAACGAGGAGGGCGCTCGTCTCAGCGCGGCGGCGAAGGACGCGGTGGCGGCGGCCGCCGCCCGGGGGGAGGCGGCGACCCGCGACCGCGCCGCGGTCGCCGCGCGCGTACCCGCCGATCTGCTGGCGATGTACGAGCGTCTCGCTGCCCGCGGCGTCGGAGCCGGCCTGTTGCACCGTAAGACGTGCGAGGCGTGCCGCATGGTGCTGTCCGGAACCGATCTGCAGACGATTCGACAGGCCTCCGACGATGACGTCGTGACCTGCCCGGAGTGCGGGGCGATTCTGGTACGCACCAACGAATCGGGGCTGTGACGACCAGCAGCGCGGCGGCGATCGCGCCGCGCTGGCGACTCGTGGCGAGCGAGGGCGACACCGTCGTCATCACGACGGTCGACGCCGACCTCGACGTCACGGACGTGCAGCGCCGCTCACGGGAGAACTGGTGGGACGCGGACGAGGCCGGCACACGATGGGTGTGGTCGGATACGAATCGTTGGTATCCCGGCATCCTGGACGCGCGATCGGTGGTCGCGCGGTGTCACGATCTTCGCCTGACCCACGCGATCCTCCGCCGCAGTGCGCTCGTCACCGACCCGGATGCCCTTCGGACAGCGACGCAGTGGGATGTTGCTGCCACAGAGGAGGTGCCGCCCGTGACGGTGCCCACCCTTTTCGACGTCGAGGCCACTGTCCCCGCCGGCGTCCCGGATGATCCGGACGAGGTGCTCGCGGAGTTCCGCCGGCAGCAGCAGGCTGTTCGCAGCTCATCCGAGGCCGCGCGGTTGCGCCTGCTCGTGGCGGCGGAGTCAGCCGGAGCGCTCCTGGCCGTCGAGATGCACAGCGCCGGACTGCCCTGGGATCGGGGGACCCACGAGCACATCCTGGAGGAGACGCTCGGCACACGTCCGCCCCCGGGAGAACAGCCCGAACGCGTGCGCGAGGCCGCGGCGCGGGTCCGCGAGGCGCTCCAGGATCCGACGGCGAATCTCGACTCCCAGCCCAAGCTGCTACGCAGCCTTCATCGCGTCGGCATCGCCGCGGACTCCACGAATCGATGGGAGCTCGCCGAGTACGACCATCCCGCGATCGCCCCACTGCTCGTCTACAAGAAGCTCACGCGGTTGATGAGCGCCAATGGCTGGGGGTGGCTCGACGAGTGGGCGCCCCACGGTCGATTCCGTCCCGTGTACGTTCCCGGCGGCGTCGTCACCGGACGGTGGGCATCGTCCGGGGGCGGAGCGCTGCAGATCCCGCGCCAGCTGCGCCCCGCGGTGCGCGCAGACCCCGGCTGGTGTCTCATCGTCGCGGACGTGGCTCAGCTGGAACCGCGGGTCCTGGCGGCGATGTCCTCAGACGAGGCCCTCGCCGCCGCGGCGCGCGGACAGGACCTGTACGAGGGCATCGTCAGCAGCGGTGTCGTCCACACGCGGCAAGAGGCGAAGATCGCCGTCTTGGGGGCGATGTACGGCGCGACGACGGGTGACAGCGGACGGCTGGTGCCTGCCCTGCGACGCGCTTACCCTCGCGCGATGGGTCTCGTGGATGCCGCCGCGGCGACGGGGGAGCAGGGCGGCGTGGTCTCGACCTGGCTCGGACGGACCAGTCCCGGCGCATCGACGCACTGGCGCGACATCCAGTCCGCCGCCGCGCTGCCGGAGGCGACGGAGAGCGATCGGACGCGGGCACGGCGCGCCGCACGCGATCGCGGGCGTTTCACCCGCAACTTCGTCGTGCAGGGCACGGCAGCCGAGTGGGCGCTCGCGTGGCTCGCCGACCTCCGTGGTCGACTGGCGGCGCTCCCGCCGGTCGACGAGAGGGATGCGGCACGGAACTCCGGGGCCGTATTCGAGCGGCGTCCGCACCTGGCCTTCTTCCTGCACGACGAGATCATCGTCCATACACCTGTCGTGCACGCCGACGCCGTGGCCGACGCCGTGGGTCAGGCCGCCGACGGCGCAGCGCGCCTGCTCTTCGGACGGTTTCCGGTCGACTTCCCCCTCGACCTCCGCATCGCGCAGGACGCCGCCAAGAGCTGACCGCGGCAGCACCGTCCGCACCCGCTCGCCCTCAGCCGCACGCCGTCGACGCCACCTCGGCGACGCTGACGTCGTTCATCATCGGCGTGTGCACGAGCACCGGTCGCAGCTGCGCGCCGTTCTTCGCGACGAACCCGAACGCGAGCGTCTTCTGCTCGCCGGGCCGCAGCGTCACCCGCGCCAACGAGGCGGAGGAGTCACTGCCGTCGGCCGCGGTCGCGGACACGTCCACGCCGTCGAGCGTCACACCGCCGACGAACCACTCGCGGGGGACCATCACCGTCACATCGGTCGTGATATCGCCGGGCGCGGCGGGATTCGCTGCTCCCGTCATCGATTCCGCGAACGTGCGCGCGCCGGCCGGCGCAGCGCTTCTGAGAGTCACGGCGACCGTCACGTCGGCGGCGCCGTCCGCGCGGCACGTCCGCACGGACGCCGCGAGATCGACGTGGAGGAACGTGTCCATCTTTCCGGTCGTCGCGTCGTTGAAGTACACGCCCACGGCATCGGGCCCGGCAGCTCGGAACCTCCCCAGCGTTCCGGAGAACGCCCCGTCGGTCACCGCGACCTGTTCGTCACTGTGCGTGCTGAAGATCGAGATCCGCCCGTCGGCGACCGGCTTGGCGAGCGCTCGCACCCAGCGCAGGGGGTCGATGGGCGCAGACGTGATCTGAGCGAAAAGGCGGTCGAACAGGTCGCGCTGCACCGCCGTCTGCTCGACGGGCGTCTTGTCGAGATACGGCGTGACGAGCACGTCACCCACGACATCGGCAGGATCGACGATCGTGCCGTCGCCGAGGGTGATCGGTCCCGTGATCGTGAGCATCGCGGTGAGCACCGCAGGATCGATCGCAATCACCGCGTCTGGAGCCGGACGGCCGATCGACTGCCACCAGGCCGAGGCCAATCGGGCGCTCAGCGCGAAGTCAGTCGTCATGGTCGCGTTCATGACGAATCGTCCGGGGGACTGTCCGTAGAGAGTCACGAGATCAGCGGGCAGTTCTGCGATCGGCGTCTCGCGATGAGGGAACATGCTCGAGTCGACCTGGTCGACCACCGCGAGCCGGTCACCGTCGGCGCGCAGCAGGATGAACGATCCGGTGATACCCCCACCCGTGCGCACTTCAGCCGAGTTCTGCACCATGACCAGGATCGATCGGGCCCCGTGCGCTCCCAGCATCGCCGGCAGGATCTGGGCGACCGAGGCTGCCTCCGCCATGGTCGGAGCCGCCGCGGCGACCGCAGCACGCAGACGCGCAGTCGCTGCCTCGACAGGCCCGACCAGACCCGCGGTCGACATGCCGCCCAACGACCCGTCGACACGCGAGAAGACCGCGGCGAAGTCGTCCACCGGCTGCGCGGCCGCCGACACCGCCGTCAGGTCGAACCCTCCCTCGCCGCTGCGCGACGGCGTCGAAACGTGCAGCACCGGTTGCGCGGCGACGGCGAGGTCGCGCACGCTCTCCGCGACGATGCGCACCGCCGCGGTGTTGGCTCCGATGATCGGGACGGCTTCTGTGGCCCGCCAGATCGGATCGGTCGTCAACTCCGCCGCGCGACGCGCGTGCTGTTCGGCGTCGGTCACCACGGCGGCGAGTGCGTCGACGTCGCCCGCCGCCATCGCCGAGCTCAGCCGCGGCTGGAGGGCGGCGACGTCGTCCAGCTCGCCTTTGGCCATCCACCCGCGGATGCCGAGCCACGCCAAGCCCAGCACGACGACGCCGACGGCGACCAGGACGACGGCCCCGATGCGACGCCGGCGGGAACGCCGGCGGTCGCGGTCGCGGTGCTGCGCTGAGCCGGTGGTGGCCTCAGTCACGGGCGCGACGGGTGCGGCGCACGTACAGCAGCACACCTCCACCGACGAGCAGGACGACCGCCCCGCCGAGGAGCGGAAGCACCGCGGCGACGTCGCCTCCCGTCGCCGGCAGCGACATGCCGGCCGCCGCGACGGCACCCGACATTCCGACACCCGCCGGATCGGTCAGGCACGCCGACGTGGACGGCGGGTACGACAGGGCGACGCGCAGCGACGGGTTGACCTCCACAACAGCGGAGATGTCGCCCCGGGTCCACGCGAAGTTGCCCGACGATGCAACCCACTGACCGTTCTCGAACGCCCATCCGGGCCATCCGTTGCCGACGCCGTTCGCGTCGACGGACGCGCCGGGCCACAGGACGCGCCCCGACAGTCGCCCGTTGACCAGCTCCCCGAGCGGGATCGTGGTCGACTGGTTGCCGTCGCTCAGCACGATGCGGGCCGTGTGGCTCGTGGCAAGTCCGCTCGGATCGGTCATGACGACCGAGTAGTTGATCCATGGAACGTCGGATTCGCACGACGGTGCGACCATCGTGCCGACCAAGGTCGGCGCCGGTGGCGTGTCGGGCCCGTACCCGTCGGAATCGGCGGCGACCGCGGCCGTCGCACCCCCCGACAGCAACAGGACGGCGAGAACAGCGGACAGTGTGTACTTGCGCATGATGAATGCCTCCCCCAGGCGATGCGAGCCCAAACCCCCCAGCCGGGTCTCGTGGCGACACCGTATCACGATCGACCGTTGCCGACCAGTAGGATCGAGAGCGCGAATGGGTCGGCTGGACGGTCGCGTGGCGGGGTCATCCCGCACCGAGGAACGTCCGGGCTCCACAGGGCAGGGCGGTGGGTAACACCCACCCGGAGCAATCCGCGAGACAGTGCCACAGAGAGCAGACCGCCCCGGACTCCGCCGGTCGGAGCACCGGGGTAAGGGTGAAAGGGTGGTGTAAGAGACCACCGGGATCGTGGTGACACGATCCGCACGGTAAACCTCGCCCGGAGCAAGGCCAGACAGGGGATGCCGACGCGGCTCGCCGAGTCCCCGGGTAGGCCGCTGGAGCGGCACGGCAACGTGTCGCCGAGAGAGATGACCGTCCACGGAGCATCAGCTCCCGGACAGAACCCGGCGTACAGGCCGGCCCATTCGCCCCGTCGGTCAGACGGCCAGCGCAGCCGCGCCGATGATCCCGGCGTTGTTGCGATGCGTGGCGGGCACGATCGGTGTCGTCAGCGTCAGCATCGGCAGAAATTCGTCGGCGTGCTTGGAGACGCCGCCGCCGACGATGAAGAGGTCGGGGCTGAGCAGGAACTCGAGGTAGCTGTAGTACCACTGCAGGCGCTTCGCCCACTTCTTCCAGGTGAGCTCGTCG
The sequence above is a segment of the Microbacterium sp. PM5 genome. Coding sequences within it:
- a CDS encoding alpha/beta fold hydrolase, producing the protein MTPRHLTRTALVLHGGGGPATVAPIVAHLGTSMRVIAPTHPGWDGTARTDDIASIADLAKVYLARLRADDERDVVVVGSSIGGWIALEMGVQAAGDPQDGGTMGAIVSIDGTGLVIEGEPGADFFALDARGLAEAAWHDAERGYRNPATMSEAERAVLQSNRQAMAALTGPTMSDATLLERVGAIEVPTLLLYGASDRIVTPAYGRAVAAAIGEASFAEIPDAGHLPHLEEPAATWAIIDAFLAAPRSLP
- a CDS encoding MarR family transcriptional regulator; translation: MATNLELLGQAIKRAQYRNHRALDAALRDAGVTLVQWDALRAIDRMPGATGHTLASATFQSDQAFGTLANRLLGRGLIERTAGRGRRIEHTLTAAGRAALAEGNRIADAVREALFAPLDEAARESLAAILENLVGHDIES
- a CDS encoding amino acid permease; protein product: MSLMRTKSIERSIADTEAPEFRLRKSLSALDLTVFGVGVVIGAGIFTLTGRAAHEVAGPAVVVSFVIAAIACALAAMCYAEFASTVPVSGSAYTFSYASLGELFAWIIGWDLILEMFLGASVVAQGWSAYLGVLLGQLGIPLPAVIGYGGAVDVMAIVLVVVLGALMTLGIRESMRVNLVLVGVKLFIVLFVIVAGIMFVNPANYSPFIPDAAPREAATGLMQPLLQFISGSAPMAFGVGGIFAGAALVFFAYIGFDVVATTAEETKNPQRDLPIGIIASLAICTLLYCAVALVVTGMVRFDELDPAAALANAFAFHGQTWMATVISAGAVAGLTTVVLTLLIGATRIIFAMSRDGLLPQQLAKVHPTRRTPWVISIIVTVVVALVAGLTPVGVLEEMVNIGTLSAFVLVSVGVVVLRRTRPDLKRGFRVPWSPVLPLLAALICLYLMLNLTVETWLRFLVWLVIGVVVYVAYSRGHSRLGRDGDPYLNPAEPTVVGRDE
- a CDS encoding C4-type zinc ribbon domain-containing protein yields the protein MKSRPADQQLLLELANLDGVIRAAEHARRTPEQAGRVQELLARRQSLSAELTTLLGRRDDITAELARVESDVAVVEARAARDAERLASSANAKEAQGLEHELASLANRKSDLEDAELELMEQLDAAQTAVSAKEETIAAVNEEGARLSAAAKDAVAAAAARGEAATRDRAAVAARVPADLLAMYERLAARGVGAGLLHRKTCEACRMVLSGTDLQTIRQASDDDVVTCPECGAILVRTNESGL
- a CDS encoding bifunctional 3'-5' exonuclease/DNA polymerase, which translates into the protein MTTSSAAAIAPRWRLVASEGDTVVITTVDADLDVTDVQRRSRENWWDADEAGTRWVWSDTNRWYPGILDARSVVARCHDLRLTHAILRRSALVTDPDALRTATQWDVAATEEVPPVTVPTLFDVEATVPAGVPDDPDEVLAEFRRQQQAVRSSSEAARLRLLVAAESAGALLAVEMHSAGLPWDRGTHEHILEETLGTRPPPGEQPERVREAAARVREALQDPTANLDSQPKLLRSLHRVGIAADSTNRWELAEYDHPAIAPLLVYKKLTRLMSANGWGWLDEWAPHGRFRPVYVPGGVVTGRWASSGGGALQIPRQLRPAVRADPGWCLIVADVAQLEPRVLAAMSSDEALAAAARGQDLYEGIVSSGVVHTRQEAKIAVLGAMYGATTGDSGRLVPALRRAYPRAMGLVDAAAATGEQGGVVSTWLGRTSPGASTHWRDIQSAAALPEATESDRTRARRAARDRGRFTRNFVVQGTAAEWALAWLADLRGRLAALPPVDERDAARNSGAVFERRPHLAFFLHDEIIVHTPVVHADAVADAVGQAADGAARLLFGRFPVDFPLDLRIAQDAAKS
- a CDS encoding DUF4012 domain-containing protein, whose amino-acid sequence is MTEATTGSAQHRDRDRRRSRRRRIGAVVLVAVGVVVLGLAWLGIRGWMAKGELDDVAALQPRLSSAMAAGDVDALAAVVTDAEQHARRAAELTTDPIWRATEAVPIIGANTAAVRIVAESVRDLAVAAQPVLHVSTPSRSGEGGFDLTAVSAAAQPVDDFAAVFSRVDGSLGGMSTAGLVGPVEAATARLRAAVAAAAPTMAEAASVAQILPAMLGAHGARSILVMVQNSAEVRTGGGITGSFILLRADGDRLAVVDQVDSSMFPHRETPIAELPADLVTLYGQSPGRFVMNATMTTDFALSARLASAWWQSIGRPAPDAVIAIDPAVLTAMLTITGPITLGDGTIVDPADVVGDVLVTPYLDKTPVEQTAVQRDLFDRLFAQITSAPIDPLRWVRALAKPVADGRISIFSTHSDEQVAVTDGAFSGTLGRFRAAGPDAVGVYFNDATTGKMDTFLHVDLAASVRTCRADGAADVTVAVTLRSAAPAGARTFAESMTGAANPAAPGDITTDVTVMVPREWFVGGVTLDGVDVSATAADGSDSSASLARVTLRPGEQKTLAFGFVAKNGAQLRPVLVHTPMMNDVSVAEVASTACG
- a CDS encoding LPXTG cell wall anchor domain-containing protein, yielding MRKYTLSAVLAVLLLSGGATAAVAADSDGYGPDTPPAPTLVGTMVAPSCESDVPWINYSVVMTDPSGLATSHTARIVLSDGNQSTTIPLGELVNGRLSGRVLWPGASVDANGVGNGWPGWAFENGQWVASSGNFAWTRGDISAVVEVNPSLRVALSYPPSTSACLTDPAGVGMSGAVAAAGMSLPATGGDVAAVLPLLGGAVVLLVGGGVLLYVRRTRRARD